TTTCGTCCACGCCCTTGTACATCAGGGGGACCATTTCCGCGATCCGGGCCTGGCCTGCTTCGATCTGGCGCAGGATCTGGCGCTCGCGCTGGCGGCGGTGGCCGATCATGCCGCGCACAAGCTGGCGCGGCTTGGTCACTTCGGCGCCGTGGGCAGGGTAGTAGACCACGTCCTGCTCGCGTTCGTAGAGCCGGGAGAGGCTGGCCATGTAGTCGCTCATGTCGCCGTCGGGCGGGGAGACGACGCTGGTGGACCAGCCCATCACATGGTCGCCGGTGAACAGCGCGCCGGTTTCCTCCAGCGCGAAGCACAGGTGGTTCGAGGTGTGCCCCGGCGTAGCGATGGCGCGCAGGGTCCACCCCTCACCCTTCAGCGCCTCGTTATCGTGCAGAACACGGTCGGGCGCATAAGCGCCGTCGAAGGAGGCATCGGCGCGCGGGCCATCGTCGTTCAGCACCAGCGGGGCGCAGCCGACGATCGGCGCGCCGGTGATCGCGCTGAGCGGCGCCGCAGCGGGCGAGTGGTCGCGGTGGGTGTGGGTGCAGGAGATCGCGATCACCTTGTCCGTTCCGATCGCCTCGACCAGCGCGGCGATGTGTTCCGGCTCGTCCGGGCCGGGATCGATCACTGCCACTTCCCCGGCCTCGCCCACGATGTAGGTCTGGGTGCCGGTATAGGTGAAAGGCGAGGGGTTGCGCGCCAGCACCCGCCTGACGAGCGGGCCGATGCGTTCGGCCACGGTGTAGGGCCGGTCGATTTGGTCTGCGCCGATCTGGTTTGCGTCCATGACGGCGATATGGGGTTTGCCGGCCTGCCTGTCGAGACGGACTCTCAGCCGGCGATGCGACGTTCGATCCGGTCGCGCAGGCTTTGCAGAGCGCTGGGGGCCGCCAGTTCGATGATGCGCCAGGACTGGTCCAGGCGCAGCAGGCGTTCGTAGAAACGGCGCGTGGTTTCCACCAGGCGCGCGGTCGCCGGGGCGAGCAGGGCGGTCTGCTGCGGGTCGGAGAGGCGCATGTCGGATGACAGGCGGCCATGGCGACGAAGCTGCATCTCGTTGATTTCACGCCGGAAGAAGGCCCGGTGATTGAGTAGCCAGGCGATCGCGTGCATCATGCGCGTGGTCGTGCGCAGGCCTTCGCTCGACAGCGCGATGCGGGCGAGGTCCTCGTCCTGCGCATAGTCGCTGCCGGGCCTGCCGGAAAGCGTGAAGGCGGCACGCACTTCGTCCGAGAGGAGCAGCGCCTCGCAATAGAGCGCCTCGACGATGCGTGGATTGATGGTGGCCGGTTCGGACATGACGGTTTCATATTTCCGAACCGCGAGTCGGCGGCAACTGGGCTGCGGCCAAAATCCGGCGCAAAAAACCCGCTGTCCCCTATCGGTACGCTTCATGCCGAAGGCGCGTTAACCGCAATTACCCTGAATCGGAGCGAAATCGCAGGTGTCAGGAGCGTCCAGAAGGCGCCGGGGTCAGTGTTTCAGGCGATAATGTCCGGGATCAGGTAATCCGCGATCTGGCTGATCTGGTCCTTCAAAAGCAGTTTGCGCTTCTTCATGCGGGCAATCTGGAGCTGATCGCCAGACCCGGCCCCCATCAGAGCGTCGATTGCCGCGTCGAGATCGCGATGCTCAATCTTCAGGATTTCGAGGCGCTTGCGCATTTCCTCTTCGGTCACGCCGGAATTCCTCAATCACAAAATGCGCGCTGGAGCGACCATCCGTGCACGGCCCGGGGCAGTGCACGGCGCGAATCCTGCCCAGCGCAGGATTCATACGATTCACCGATATGAAGCATTACGAGTCTTCGCAAGGTGCCCCGGATGTGGTTCCTTCCCTTTCGCGCCGGATCATCGAAGCCGAGTCGCCAATTCGGGTCACTCGACAGAAGCTCGTTCGCCACAGGTCCGGCCCCATAAGGAGGAACCGTCCATGGATAGTTCGCACGTCAGCGCTCTTCAGCTCAAGCATGCCGGCATTGAACGGCAGATCCACGAGGAATTGAGCCGTCCGATGCCTGATGCCGTGGTGGTCCAGGCCCTCAAGAAGAGAAAGCTCGCGCTCAAGGAGGAGATCGGACGGTTCTAACCGCCGATCCTGAGCTGCCTTGTAAGCTGAAGGCCAGACCGCCGGGGCGTTTTACGCCCATACGAATCCACCGGTCGCACCGGAGATCCCCGACATAATACCAATTACCTGAATCGACGGCATCCGCTGCGTTCCCAAAGCGATCCCTTTGCGTTACTCGTCTGGGTATGAGTGGAGCCGTCGAAGCAGCCAGAACCATCCTCACCCGCCTTCACGAGGTGATGGCCTCGCGCAGCAATGCGCAGGCCAAGCTCAACAACGTGGTGGAAGTGATCGGAGAGAGCCTCGATAGCGAGGTCTGTTCGATCTACCTCCTGCGTGAGGGAATGCTGGAGCTTTTCGCAACGCGCGGGCTTGCCCAGGAAGCCGTGCACGTCACGCGCATGGCTGTGGGTGAGGGCCTTGTCGGCACGATCGCCGACCAGACCGGCACGCTCAACCTGGCCGAAGCGGCCGCTCACCCGGACTTTTCGTATCGGCCCGAAACGGGCGAGGACAAATATCACTCCTTCGCGGGCGTGCCGATCGTGCGGCGCGAACGCGCGGTAGGCGTGCTGTGCGTCCAGCATGTGGAACCGCGCCGCTACGAAGAAGTCGAGATCGAGGCGTTGCAGACGGTGGCGATGGTTCTGTCCGAACTCATCACCAATGCCGACCTTATCGATGAGGAAGATGCCCGGGCGCTAAGCGCGGGCCAGACCGGCCCCGTGCAGATGAACGGGCTCACGCTCGTCAAGGGCCTCGCGCTTGGCGTGGCGGTCTATCATCAGCCGCGCGTCACGATCGAACACGTCGTCGCCGAGGATACCGAGGCCGAACGCCAGCGCGTCATCACCGCTTTCGACCGCATGCGCGAACAGATCGACCGCATGGCCAACCAGGCCGAATTCGGTGTCGGCGGCGAGCACGAAGAGGTTCTCGAGACCTACCGCATGTTCGCCTACGACGAAGGCTGGACGCGCCGCATCAACGAGGCGATCGACAGCGGCCTCACCGCCGAAGCCGCGATCGAGCGTGTGCAGCAGCGCACCCGCATGCGCATGCGCCAGATTGACGATCCCCTGCTGGCAGACCGCATGCACGATCTGGAGGATCTGGCGAATCGCCTGCTGCGGATCGTTTCGGGCCAGCTCGGCACAGCGGCGTCGATGGGCCTGCGCAACGATGCGATCCTGATCGCGCGCAACCTTGGCCCAGCCGAACTGCTGGAATATGACCGGCGGCGCCTCAAGGGCGTTGTCCTTGAGGAAGGCTCGCTCACCAGCCACGTCGTCATCGTCGCGCGGGCCATGGGCGTGCCGGTGCTGGGGCGTGTACGGGGTCTGCGCGGCGTCGTGCGCGATGGCGACCAGATCCTGCTCGACGCCGACCAGGGCGCCGCCACCGTGCGCCCCTCGCCCGGCTCGCTGGAGGCTTTCGACGCCCGATTCGCCAGGAGCCGTGAACGACAGGCCATCTATGCAGGCCTGCGCGACGTGCAGGCGACGACCCGTGACGGCACCCGGATCAACGTGATGATCAACGCGGGCCTGCGCGACGATGTCACCAACCTCAACCTTACCGGCGCGGACGGCATCGGCCTGTTCCGCACCGAATTCCAATTCCTCGTATCGGCCACGCTGCCTCAGCGTGAAAAGCAGACCCGCCTCTACCGTGATGTCATGGAAGCGGCGGGCGAGCGGCCGGTGGTGTTTCGCACGGTCGACATCGGCGGCGACAAGACGCTGCCTTATCTGCGCCATGACGACGGCGAGGGGGAGGAGAACCCGGCGATGGGCTGGCGCGCGCTGCGCGTCGCGCTCGAACGCGACGGTCTGCTCAAGGTACAGGCCCGCGCGCTGTTGGAGGCCGGTGCAGGGCGCAAGCTCAACGTCATGTTCCCGATGGTAGCCGAACCGTGGGAGTTCGACGCTGCCAAGGCGGTGTTCGACGGTCAGCTCGATTACCTGCGCAAGCGCAAGAAGGTGCTGCCCGAGGCGATTAGGTACGGCGTCATGCTCGAAGTGCCCGCCTTGGCCGAGCAACTCGACCTGATCGCGCCGAAGATCGCGTTCCTTTCGATCGGCACCAACGACCTTACCCAGTTCCTGTTCGCCGCCGATCGTTCCAACCCCAAGCTGGCTGAGCGTTACGACTGGCTTAGCCCGGCGATCCTGCGGTTCCTGAAGCGGGTCGTGCGCACTCTTGACGGCACCAAGGTGGACATCAGCGTCTGCGGTGAAATGGGCGGGCGCCGCCTGGAAGCACTGGCGTTGCTGGGGCTGGGTATCCGTCGCCTGTCGATCACTCCGGCGGCGGTCGGCCCGATCAAGGAACTGGTCGGCAAGGTAGACCTGGGCGAAATCACCGCCGCCATGGACGCCTGGATGGCGGCACCGCCTGCCGACCTGCGCGCCGAGATGGTGGCCTGGGCGGCTGCGCGCGATATTTATGTCGATTGAGCGTGCCGCCTGAAGCGGGCCTGCCCAAGTTCGGTCAGCGAGGGCAGGTTCGCTAGTTGTTCTCCTGAAATCGCGCAAAGTGCAGTTATGGCCGCATAATTTTCAAGCGATTGACGGTGCACTGATTGACTTTGCCTCGTCAGACGGTTTGGTTAGTTATAGGTCAGGTCGCATTTACCACACCCTTCTGGAGCAGAATGGAAAACGTCGAATCCCAGGGTCATGCGCGAGAGTCGCAAAGCGCCGGAGCCCAGCTTCGCGCGGCTCGTGAAGCTGCCGGCCTCAGCCGCGCGGACATCGCCTCGCAGACCAAGGTCGCCGAACGTCATCTCCTTTCCATCGAGGAGGACCGGCTGGGTGATCTTGCCGCGCGCACTTATGCAGTGGGCTTCGCACGTGCCTATGCCCGCGCCGTCGGCGTCGATGAAAAGGTGATCGCGGCGAAGATCCGCGAACAGCTTGAAGCAGAAGTGCCCGAACGGCACGAGACCGTCCCCAGCTTCGAGCCGGGCGATCCCGCGCGCGTGCCCACCCGGCGCCTCGCCTGGGTTGCGGCGGCAGGGGTGGTCATCGCGGTGGTGGTCCTCCTGGTGTTCTGGAGCAGCTTCCTTTCGCCCCAGGGCGCGCTGCCCGATCTTATCGCCGACAAACCGGCCCAGACCGCTGCACCGGCAGCGTCCGCGCCGCCGCCTCCGCCGCCCGCTCCCACGAGTGGCCCGGTGGTACTGACGGCGACGGGCGATAAGGTATGGCTCAAGGTCACCGATGGCACCGGCGCACAGGTTCTCCAGAAGGAACTTGCCAAGGGTGAGAGCTGGACTGCGCCGGCAGGCGTCGCGGGTCTTCAGCTGCGCACCGGCCGTCCCGATGCCTTGCAGATTTCGGTCGGCGGCAAGCCGCTGCCGCCGCTTTCGGACAAGCCTGAGCTGGTTACCGGCGTTTCGCTTGCTCCGGCAGACCTGCTTGCCCGTGCCAATCCGGCTGCGGCGCTGGCGTCTACGCCCGCAGTAACCGGCGCGGGGCAGCCCGCTGCGCCGCAGCCGGGCGCTGCGCCTGGGCCGCTTTCCACGGTTTCCAACTAACACCGCCTCGACAGGCGGGGGCAGTTTCGGGCAACACGCCCGGACCAGCCCACTGGTTAATTCCCGGTTCCGCCGGCCGCTGCCATAAGTGCGGCTTGCGATTATCCGGCACGGAGTTGATTTGGCGATGAAACGTACCTTTGGCGCAATGCGCACGACACGCTGGCTGGCAACGGCTGCAGCGGTGTCGATCTTCGCTGGCGGAGCGGTCCCCGCCTTCGCCCAGGATGCGAACACCGGCGCGCGCCTCAATAAGGTCGAATCCGAAGTGCGCGCTCTGCAGCGTAAAGTTTTCCCGGGCGCGGACGGCAAGTTTTTCGAGCCCGAGATTACCTCGAAGCCGGCCCCCGTCACTACCCCCGGACAGCCGACCAGCACGCCGGTCACCGACCTCCTTATGCGGATGGACGCGGTAGAAGCGCGGATGGCGCAGTTGACCTCGCAGGTTGAACAGAACACCAACCGTATCGGCCAGCTTGAAGCCAAGCTTGCCGCCGGTGCGCCGGCAGCGATGCCCATGGACGCAGCGCCGCCTGCATCGCAGAGCAATCTCAACGCGATGAGCGGGGGAGCGTCGACAGCGCCCGCCACGCCGCGCCCCGTCGTGGCGGCCCCTCTCCCGGCGGCGCCTGCCCGTCCGGTGGCGGCGACTTCCTCGCGGATCGAGGCGGTGAAGGCCATCGTCAAGCCGCAGAGCGCCGATGCCGGCGACGACGAGTACAGCTACGGCTTCCGTCTGTGGGAAGCGAAATTCTACCCCGAAGCGCAGCAGCAGCTGAAGATGTACCTCGAAAAGTATCCCAAGCACGTGCGGGGCAGCTGGGGACGTAACCTGCTTGGCCGCGCTTATCTGGACGACAACAACCCGAGCGAGGCAGCCAAGTGGTTCCTGCAGAACTTCCAGGCCGACAAGCGCGGCGATCGTGCTTCCGACAGCCTGCTTTACCTCGCGGTGTCGATGAAGCAGCTCAAGGATACCAAGCGCGCCTGCATCGCGCTCGCCGAATTCAGCGAGACTTATGCGGCTGAAGCAGCAGGGCGCTTGAGCGGCCTTTACAACTCGACCCGCAGTGGACTGTCCTGCAGCTGACATGCCCGTAGCACAAGACGCCGCAGGCCGGTTTCGTGCCGATCTGGCGGCGCTTTGGCCCGAGGGCGTGGACGAGGAGGGCGCGCGGCTAGGCCTGGCCGTTTCCGGCGGCCCTGACAGCCTTGCCCTGTTGCTGCTGGCCCAGGCGGCGATACCCGGACGGGTCGAAGCGGCGACGGTGGACCACGGGCTGCGCCTTGAAAGCGCGGCAGAAGCAGCCGAGGTAGCGCGGATCTGCGCCGACCTTGGCGTTCCCCATGCCGTGCTGGCGGTCGAAGTCGCCCCCGGCAACATCCAGGCCGAGGCCCGCACCGCGCGCTACGCCGCCTTGGCGGACTGGGCGGGGCAGCGGGGCCTTGCCGCGCTGGCAACCGGCCATCAGGCGGACGATCAGGCCGAAACCCTGCTGATGCGCCTCAATCGAGCAAGCGGCGTTGCCGGCC
The DNA window shown above is from Novosphingobium sp. P6W and carries:
- a CDS encoding YdcH family protein is translated as MDSSHVSALQLKHAGIERQIHEELSRPMPDAVVVQALKKRKLALKEEIGRF
- the ptsP gene encoding phosphoenolpyruvate--protein phosphotransferase, translating into MSGAVEAARTILTRLHEVMASRSNAQAKLNNVVEVIGESLDSEVCSIYLLREGMLELFATRGLAQEAVHVTRMAVGEGLVGTIADQTGTLNLAEAAAHPDFSYRPETGEDKYHSFAGVPIVRRERAVGVLCVQHVEPRRYEEVEIEALQTVAMVLSELITNADLIDEEDARALSAGQTGPVQMNGLTLVKGLALGVAVYHQPRVTIEHVVAEDTEAERQRVITAFDRMREQIDRMANQAEFGVGGEHEEVLETYRMFAYDEGWTRRINEAIDSGLTAEAAIERVQQRTRMRMRQIDDPLLADRMHDLEDLANRLLRIVSGQLGTAASMGLRNDAILIARNLGPAELLEYDRRRLKGVVLEEGSLTSHVVIVARAMGVPVLGRVRGLRGVVRDGDQILLDADQGAATVRPSPGSLEAFDARFARSRERQAIYAGLRDVQATTRDGTRINVMINAGLRDDVTNLNLTGADGIGLFRTEFQFLVSATLPQREKQTRLYRDVMEAAGERPVVFRTVDIGGDKTLPYLRHDDGEGEENPAMGWRALRVALERDGLLKVQARALLEAGAGRKLNVMFPMVAEPWEFDAAKAVFDGQLDYLRKRKKVLPEAIRYGVMLEVPALAEQLDLIAPKIAFLSIGTNDLTQFLFAADRSNPKLAERYDWLSPAILRFLKRVVRTLDGTKVDISVCGEMGGRRLEALALLGLGIRRLSITPAAVGPIKELVGKVDLGEITAAMDAWMAAPPADLRAEMVAWAAARDIYVD
- a CDS encoding MBL fold metallo-hydrolase, yielding MDANQIGADQIDRPYTVAERIGPLVRRVLARNPSPFTYTGTQTYIVGEAGEVAVIDPGPDEPEHIAALVEAIGTDKVIAISCTHTHRDHSPAAAPLSAITGAPIVGCAPLVLNDDGPRADASFDGAYAPDRVLHDNEALKGEGWTLRAIATPGHTSNHLCFALEETGALFTGDHVMGWSTSVVSPPDGDMSDYMASLSRLYEREQDVVYYPAHGAEVTKPRQLVRGMIGHRRQRERQILRQIEAGQARIAEMVPLMYKGVDERLWPAAGRSVLAHLIDLEKRGTVTRSEDRWALVPAD
- a CDS encoding helix-turn-helix domain-containing protein — translated: MENVESQGHARESQSAGAQLRAAREAAGLSRADIASQTKVAERHLLSIEEDRLGDLAARTYAVGFARAYARAVGVDEKVIAAKIREQLEAEVPERHETVPSFEPGDPARVPTRRLAWVAAAGVVIAVVVLLVFWSSFLSPQGALPDLIADKPAQTAAPAASAPPPPPPAPTSGPVVLTATGDKVWLKVTDGTGAQVLQKELAKGESWTAPAGVAGLQLRTGRPDALQISVGGKPLPPLSDKPELVTGVSLAPADLLARANPAAALASTPAVTGAGQPAAPQPGAAPGPLSTVSN
- a CDS encoding YdcH family protein, producing the protein MTEEEMRKRLEILKIEHRDLDAAIDALMGAGSGDQLQIARMKKRKLLLKDQISQIADYLIPDIIA
- a CDS encoding DUF1465 family protein; the encoded protein is MSEPATINPRIVEALYCEALLLSDEVRAAFTLSGRPGSDYAQDEDLARIALSSEGLRTTTRMMHAIAWLLNHRAFFRREINEMQLRRHGRLSSDMRLSDPQQTALLAPATARLVETTRRFYERLLRLDQSWRIIELAAPSALQSLRDRIERRIAG
- a CDS encoding tol-pal system YbgF family protein, with translation MKRTFGAMRTTRWLATAAAVSIFAGGAVPAFAQDANTGARLNKVESEVRALQRKVFPGADGKFFEPEITSKPAPVTTPGQPTSTPVTDLLMRMDAVEARMAQLTSQVEQNTNRIGQLEAKLAAGAPAAMPMDAAPPASQSNLNAMSGGASTAPATPRPVVAAPLPAAPARPVAATSSRIEAVKAIVKPQSADAGDDEYSYGFRLWEAKFYPEAQQQLKMYLEKYPKHVRGSWGRNLLGRAYLDDNNPSEAAKWFLQNFQADKRGDRASDSLLYLAVSMKQLKDTKRACIALAEFSETYAAEAAGRLSGLYNSTRSGLSCS